A part of Candidatus Methylomirabilota bacterium genomic DNA contains:
- a CDS encoding dienelactone hydrolase family protein, with amino-acid sequence MAGKMVEFPSNGTMTSGYLATPAAGKGPGVLVLQEWWGLVGHIKSVCDRFAGEGFTALAPDLYHGKTASEPDEAGKLFMALNIGQAEKDLRAATTTLLQHSSTRTVGVVGFCMGGQLALFAATLNPAVGACVDFYGIHPNVKPDYSKLSGPVLGLFAETDQFVTPQAARDVDAAIKKAGKQSEIHIYPNVGHAFFNDERPDAYNKAAAEDAWRRTLAFFRRHVK; translated from the coding sequence ATGGCTGGCAAGATGGTGGAGTTTCCGTCGAACGGCACCATGACGTCTGGGTATCTGGCCACCCCCGCGGCCGGTAAAGGTCCGGGCGTTCTCGTCCTGCAGGAATGGTGGGGGCTGGTCGGCCACATCAAGAGCGTGTGCGACCGGTTCGCCGGCGAGGGTTTCACCGCCCTGGCGCCCGACCTCTACCACGGCAAGACGGCGTCCGAGCCCGACGAGGCCGGCAAGCTGTTCATGGCGCTCAACATCGGGCAGGCCGAGAAGGATCTGCGCGCTGCCACCACGACCCTGCTCCAGCATTCGTCGACCAGGACCGTCGGGGTCGTGGGCTTCTGCATGGGCGGGCAGCTCGCCCTGTTCGCGGCCACCCTGAACCCGGCCGTCGGGGCCTGCGTCGATTTCTACGGCATCCATCCCAATGTCAAGCCGGATTACTCGAAGCTGTCCGGACCGGTGCTCGGCCTGTTCGCCGAGACCGATCAGTTCGTGACGCCGCAGGCGGCCAGAGACGTCGACGCGGCGATCAAGAAGGCCGGCAAGCAATCGGAAATCCACATCTATCCGAACGTAGGCCACGCATTCTTCAACGACGAGCGACCCGATGCCTACAACAAGGCGGCGGCGGAGGACGCCTGGCGACGCACGCTGGCGTTCTTTCGCCGGCACGTGAAGTGA
- a CDS encoding hemolysin family protein: protein MSLLWIPVICLIATIFFSAAEMAFIAANRVRLRHLAEEGHAGAAAYLEAFRNPARTLATAMMGVTIAHVVAASAATFALLPQLGSLAPLVVTAVLTPIMLVFGEVIPKAVAREWATPLVLKLYRLLSWSSVLLAPFVVFAHTIVGWLLRLMGAGRPDTRHFVSREELKALLSMEPGEADVTTQEAAMIDKIFDLGDTTVREIMVPLVEVVMLPVTATPRDAVAVIQQRGFSRVPVYSQRETNIVGVVAAMDLLRRGASAKTLDELIRQPYYVPETKRIDDLLREMQRGRVHMAIVVDEYGGSTGIVTLEDILEEIVGEIQDEHDRPAAPIERLPDGSYWVAARINIDELNEALDWEVPKKDCETVAGLVLATLGRIPRRGEQIQVAGYAITILEADTRRVTAVKIAFTGPPPTAPG, encoded by the coding sequence ATGAGCCTGCTCTGGATCCCGGTGATCTGTTTGATCGCCACCATCTTCTTCTCGGCGGCGGAGATGGCCTTCATCGCCGCCAACCGCGTGCGGCTGCGCCATCTGGCCGAGGAGGGCCACGCCGGCGCCGCCGCGTACCTGGAGGCGTTCCGGAACCCGGCCCGGACGCTGGCTACCGCCATGATGGGTGTCACCATCGCCCATGTGGTGGCGGCTTCGGCGGCGACGTTTGCGTTGTTGCCGCAGCTGGGCAGCCTGGCGCCCCTCGTCGTCACCGCGGTGCTGACGCCCATCATGCTGGTGTTCGGCGAGGTCATTCCCAAAGCCGTCGCCCGGGAATGGGCGACACCGCTGGTGCTCAAGCTGTATCGGCTTCTCAGCTGGTCCTCGGTGCTGCTCGCTCCTTTCGTGGTGTTCGCCCACACCATCGTCGGCTGGCTCCTTCGCCTCATGGGAGCCGGCCGGCCGGACACGCGACACTTCGTGTCGCGCGAGGAGCTCAAAGCGCTGCTGAGTATGGAGCCGGGCGAGGCCGACGTCACCACGCAAGAGGCCGCGATGATCGACAAGATCTTCGACCTCGGCGACACGACCGTCCGGGAGATCATGGTGCCGCTGGTCGAGGTCGTGATGCTTCCCGTCACCGCGACGCCGCGCGACGCCGTCGCGGTGATCCAGCAGCGCGGTTTTTCCCGTGTACCGGTGTACAGCCAGCGGGAGACGAACATCGTCGGGGTGGTGGCGGCCATGGACCTCTTGCGGCGGGGCGCCTCGGCCAAGACGCTGGACGAGCTGATACGCCAGCCGTACTATGTGCCGGAAACCAAGCGGATCGACGACCTGCTCCGGGAAATGCAGCGAGGCCGGGTGCACATGGCTATCGTGGTCGACGAGTACGGAGGCAGTACTGGCATCGTCACCCTCGAAGACATCCTCGAGGAGATCGTCGGCGAGATCCAGGACGAGCACGACCGCCCGGCGGCGCCCATCGAGCGGCTCCCCGACGGCAGCTACTGGGTGGCGGCCCGGATCAACATCGACGAGTTGAACGAAGCGCTGGACTGGGAAGTCCCGAAAAAGGACTGCGAGACCGTGGCCGGACTGGTCCTGGCCACCCTGGGCCGAATCCCCCGGCGGGGCGAGCAGATCCAGGTTGCCGGTTACGCCATCACCATCCTCGAGGCGGACACGCGCCGGGTCACCGCGGTCAAGATCGCCTTCACGGGCCCACCGCCGACCGCACCCGGCTAG
- the thiL gene encoding thiamine-phosphate kinase, translated as MRRQASRSGPRRARAAPRDGRLTEGALIRAVRRLAGRGDGVETGIGDDCAVLVPTPGARLVATTDLLIEDVHFRRRYTEPADIGWKSLAVNLSDIAAMGAHSRWVLVALACPAQTAMEEVEAFYTGALALGAEHGVAIVGGDTSASPAGWFVTVTVLGEAAQAPRLRGGARPGDVVAVTGPLGRAAAGLAVLERAKAPAGVPADVLARLTAAHLRPRPRVGEGRWLGSAAGVTAMIDLSDGLATDLGHIVEESGVGARVEIDRLPIDSDTRTVARALGADPVAWATGGGEDYELLLTCTADALPRLAEGLQAASGTQLTPIGEIVAGERVAFVDTRGRARPAAGGFEHFVTGRRRG; from the coding sequence ATGAGGCGGCAGGCCTCCAGGTCGGGCCCCCGCCGCGCCCGAGCGGCGCCGCGGGACGGCCGTCTCACCGAGGGTGCCCTGATCCGGGCCGTGCGCCGTCTGGCCGGCCGGGGCGATGGCGTCGAGACGGGCATCGGGGACGATTGTGCAGTGCTCGTCCCGACCCCGGGCGCACGGCTCGTCGCCACCACGGACCTCTTGATCGAGGACGTCCACTTCCGGCGGCGCTACACGGAACCCGCCGATATCGGCTGGAAGTCGCTGGCGGTGAACCTCTCGGATATCGCGGCGATGGGCGCCCACTCCCGCTGGGTCCTCGTCGCGCTGGCCTGTCCTGCGCAGACGGCGATGGAGGAGGTCGAGGCCTTCTATACGGGGGCTCTGGCGCTCGGAGCGGAGCACGGGGTGGCCATCGTGGGCGGGGACACCTCGGCCTCCCCGGCGGGCTGGTTCGTCACCGTGACCGTTCTCGGTGAGGCGGCCCAGGCCCCGAGGCTCCGCGGCGGAGCCCGACCGGGCGATGTGGTGGCGGTGACCGGCCCGCTGGGGCGAGCCGCGGCCGGCCTGGCCGTGCTCGAGCGGGCCAAGGCGCCGGCTGGTGTCCCTGCCGACGTGCTGGCCCGACTGACGGCCGCGCACCTCCGACCCCGGCCTCGCGTAGGGGAAGGCCGGTGGCTGGGCAGCGCCGCCGGCGTGACGGCCATGATCGACCTCTCGGACGGCCTGGCCACGGATCTCGGCCACATCGTGGAGGAGAGCGGGGTGGGGGCCCGAGTGGAGATTGACCGCCTGCCCATCGACAGCGACACACGGACCGTGGCCAGGGCCCTCGGCGCCGACCCGGTCGCCTGGGCTACCGGCGGCGGCGAGGACTACGAGCTCCTCCTCACCTGCACGGCCGACGCGCTCCCCCGGCTGGCCGAAGGGCTGCAGGCCGCCTCGGGCACGCAATTGACCCCCATCGGAGAGATCGTGGCCGGCGAGCGGGTCGCCTTCGTCGATACCCGGGGACGCGCGCGGCCGGCCGCGGGCGGATTCGAGCACTTCGTGACGGGGCGTCGCCGTGGGTGA
- the rplQ gene encoding 50S ribosomal protein L17, translating to MRHRAHRYRLGRESAHRLAMVRNLLVALFRHERITTTETKAKAVRPLADRIVTLAKQESLHARRQALAMVPDAQVVARLFDTIAARFSDRHGGYTRIIKNGVRRGDAAPLVFLELVDRADTGADKDKDKADRKAKPARGRAQAGRRGKKKEKAAASS from the coding sequence ATGAGACATCGCGCCCACCGATACCGGCTCGGCCGGGAGTCGGCGCACCGCTTGGCTATGGTGCGCAACCTCCTGGTCGCCTTGTTCCGTCACGAACGGATCACCACGACCGAAACCAAAGCCAAGGCGGTCCGGCCTCTGGCCGACCGCATCGTCACCCTGGCCAAGCAGGAGAGCCTGCACGCCCGACGCCAGGCGCTGGCCATGGTTCCCGACGCCCAGGTGGTCGCCCGGCTCTTCGATACGATCGCCGCTCGCTTCTCCGACCGTCACGGCGGCTACACGCGAATCATCAAGAACGGCGTCCGTCGGGGTGACGCGGCGCCGCTGGTATTCCTGGAGCTGGTCGATCGGGCGGACACCGGCGCCGACAAAGACAAGGACAAGGCTGACCGGAAAGCGAAACCCGCCCGGGGGCGGGCCCAGGCGGGCCGTCGAGGGAAGAAGAAGGAAAAGGCCGCCGCCTCGTCCTAG
- a CDS encoding DNA-directed RNA polymerase subunit alpha yields the protein MPRIPFQKPRKVDWEILSERYGRLVSEPFEKGYALTVGNALRRTLLAIVPGAAVTWIKIEGVKGPEAKIPGVVEGTADVLMNFKKLAIQVPAGEPQVLSLEFTGPKTVTGADVPETDLEVVNPEVHLFTLEGGARLSLEIGIGVGRGYEAADRKTSPPPPGALILDAAYSPITRVSYSVEMSRLGKITDYEKLALEIWTNGAVSPDDALERAASFLRGHFSPLTVRTGEEETEAEGGSGEEYLREALSKTLEELPLPARAVNALKNAEIHLVADLAQKTETDLEQVKNLGEKSIDEIKSALAGLGLSLGMRIDPGILGALGRGGLVR from the coding sequence ATGCCACGCATTCCGTTTCAGAAGCCGCGAAAGGTCGACTGGGAGATCTTGAGCGAGCGGTACGGCCGGCTGGTGTCCGAGCCCTTCGAGAAGGGGTATGCCCTCACGGTGGGCAACGCGCTGCGCCGGACGCTACTCGCCATCGTCCCCGGGGCGGCCGTCACCTGGATCAAGATCGAGGGAGTGAAGGGCCCCGAGGCCAAGATTCCCGGAGTCGTGGAAGGCACCGCCGATGTGCTCATGAACTTCAAGAAGCTGGCGATCCAGGTTCCCGCCGGCGAGCCGCAGGTGCTCAGCCTGGAGTTCACCGGCCCCAAGACCGTCACCGGCGCCGACGTTCCGGAAACCGACCTCGAAGTCGTGAATCCCGAGGTCCATCTGTTCACGCTGGAGGGCGGAGCCCGGCTGAGCCTGGAGATCGGCATCGGCGTGGGCCGCGGTTACGAGGCGGCCGATCGGAAGACGTCGCCGCCGCCGCCCGGAGCTTTGATCCTGGACGCGGCCTACTCGCCCATCACCCGGGTCTCCTACAGCGTCGAGATGTCCCGGTTGGGAAAGATCACCGACTACGAGAAACTCGCGCTGGAGATCTGGACGAATGGTGCGGTCAGTCCGGACGATGCGCTGGAGCGGGCGGCGAGCTTCCTCCGTGGCCACTTCAGCCCCTTGACCGTCCGTACCGGTGAAGAGGAAACGGAAGCGGAGGGCGGCTCCGGCGAGGAGTATCTGCGGGAGGCGTTGTCCAAGACCCTCGAGGAGCTCCCGCTCCCGGCGCGGGCGGTGAACGCGCTGAAGAACGCGGAGATCCACCTGGTGGCCGACCTCGCCCAGAAGACCGAGACCGACCTCGAGCAGGTCAAGAACCTCGGAGAGAAATCGATCGACGAGATCAAGAGCGCACTGGCCGGGCTGGGGTTGTCGCTGGGGATGCGCATCGATCCGGGGATCCTGGGCGCGCTGGGGCGGGGAGGCCTGGTTCGATGA
- a CDS encoding aminodeoxychorismate/anthranilate synthase component II translates to MILVIDNYDSFTWNLVQYLGELGATLKVIRNDEQDVDAIAALQPDGIVISPGPGTPDQAGVSIEVVRRLGATTPVLGVCLGHQAIGRAFGATVARAHRLMHGKTSAIHHGGQGVFQGLPSPFEATRYHSLAIIRDTVPPDLEITAWTDDGEIMGVRHRHHPIEGVQFHPESILTTEGKRLLGNFLGQR, encoded by the coding sequence ATGATCCTCGTCATCGACAACTACGACTCGTTCACCTGGAATCTGGTCCAGTATCTCGGCGAGCTCGGAGCCACCCTCAAGGTCATCCGCAACGACGAGCAGGACGTCGATGCCATCGCGGCGCTGCAGCCGGACGGCATCGTGATCTCTCCGGGGCCAGGCACCCCCGACCAGGCCGGGGTGTCGATCGAGGTAGTCCGCCGACTCGGAGCCACGACGCCTGTGCTGGGCGTCTGCCTGGGACACCAGGCGATCGGCCGGGCGTTCGGGGCGACCGTCGCCCGGGCCCACCGCTTGATGCACGGCAAGACATCGGCGATCCACCATGGCGGGCAGGGCGTCTTTCAGGGGCTGCCGTCCCCCTTCGAGGCCACCCGGTACCATTCGCTCGCCATCATCAGGGACACCGTGCCGCCTGACCTGGAGATCACGGCCTGGACGGATGACGGCGAGATCATGGGAGTACGGCACCGGCACCACCCGATCGAAGGCGTCCAGTTCCATCCAGAGTCGATCCTCACGACGGAGGGCAAGCGGCTGCTTGGGAACTTTCTCGGGCAGCGATGA
- a CDS encoding hemolysin family protein, producing the protein MGDGIVLKLLLLALLIAGSGLLTGAEAAYFSLGRARLRRLAASETHDVSRAPLIDRPHDLLVTLLVGITVINIGAAALAATLAEAAFGPGWGLVAEILAMVLLLTTFGEVLPMTIAVKYPERFLAFAGRPVAWLERVLIPVRVGLAGLSTLTLRLIGRDREAGPEINEDELRTLVDVGASEGVVERGEREMIHKVFELEDTLVRSIMVPRTDMFCLDVETPVDEILPALRENLHSRVPVFEGSIDVVVGILYTKDLLPDAEGLPADFDLRGHLHPPYFVPETKRADALLQELQAKKIHLAIVVDEYGGTAGLVALEDLLEELVGEIADEFDEPERLIQRLDATTYRVSGKLPIEELNAVTGLAISNQAYDTVGGWVLDLFGRVPRKAERLQTAELTLTVEKVERTRVVEVLLTLGSPHEGEAAA; encoded by the coding sequence GTGGGTGACGGCATCGTACTCAAGCTCCTGCTCCTGGCTCTGCTGATCGCCGGCTCGGGGCTTCTCACCGGCGCCGAGGCGGCGTACTTTTCGCTCGGTCGGGCCCGGCTTCGCCGGCTGGCTGCGTCGGAGACACACGACGTCAGCCGGGCGCCCCTCATCGACCGCCCCCACGACTTGCTGGTCACCCTGCTGGTCGGGATCACCGTGATCAACATCGGGGCCGCGGCTCTCGCCGCGACGCTCGCCGAGGCCGCGTTCGGCCCGGGCTGGGGGCTCGTCGCCGAAATCCTGGCCATGGTGCTCCTCCTCACCACGTTCGGTGAGGTCCTGCCCATGACGATCGCCGTCAAGTATCCCGAGCGCTTTCTCGCCTTCGCCGGTCGGCCGGTGGCCTGGCTGGAGCGGGTCCTGATACCGGTTCGGGTGGGACTGGCCGGGTTGAGCACCCTCACCCTGCGCCTCATCGGCCGGGACCGGGAGGCCGGACCCGAGATCAACGAAGACGAGCTGCGCACGCTCGTCGACGTCGGCGCCAGCGAAGGCGTGGTCGAGCGGGGCGAGCGGGAGATGATCCACAAGGTCTTCGAGCTCGAAGACACGCTGGTGCGCTCGATCATGGTGCCCCGGACCGACATGTTCTGCCTGGACGTCGAGACACCGGTGGACGAGATCCTCCCGGCGCTGCGGGAGAATCTCCATTCTCGGGTGCCAGTATTCGAGGGCTCCATCGACGTCGTGGTGGGCATCCTCTACACGAAGGATTTGCTGCCCGACGCCGAGGGCCTTCCCGCCGACTTCGACCTTCGGGGCCACCTCCACCCTCCGTATTTCGTGCCGGAAACCAAGCGGGCCGACGCGCTGCTCCAGGAGCTGCAGGCCAAGAAGATCCACCTGGCCATCGTGGTGGACGAGTACGGGGGGACCGCCGGGCTCGTCGCGCTGGAAGATCTGCTGGAAGAGCTGGTCGGCGAGATCGCCGACGAGTTCGATGAGCCCGAGCGGCTGATCCAGCGACTGGACGCCACCACCTATCGGGTGTCCGGAAAGCTGCCGATCGAGGAGCTGAACGCCGTGACCGGGTTGGCGATCTCCAACCAGGCGTATGACACCGTCGGCGGCTGGGTGCTCGATCTGTTCGGACGGGTCCCCCGCAAGGCCGAGCGTCTGCAGACCGCCGAGCTCACCCTCACCGTCGAGAAGGTCGAGCGTACCCGGGTCGTGGAGGTGCTGCTGACGCTGGGCAGTCCGCACGAAGGCGAGGCCGCAGCATGA